Below is a genomic region from Fusobacterium canifelinum.
AATATTTTAAAAGGAATAACTATTGCAATAGAAACAATTTTTTCTGTTGAAAATGATATTAAAAAAATAGGAGGAAGTATCTGTTAAACTTCTTGACTAGATATATAAAAAATTTTATAATGAAAGGTAATAATTTTAAAATAGAAGGGGAAAATTATGAATAGTGCAAAGGACACAGTGGAGAAACTCTATAAAGGAAATGGTAAACTATATTTTGCTTGCCTACTTGTAGGACTTATAACAGGGGCTATTGTTTCTTGTTATAGATGGGCATTAGAAGAAATTGGAGTATTTAGAAAGTTATATTTTTCAGATATAAATTTGAATAACCCAATATCTTTATTAAAAATGTGGCTTATATTCATAGCAGTGGGGCTTATTGTAAATTATTTATTTAAAAAATTTCCTAAGACATCAGGAAGTGGAATACCACAAGTTAAAGGACTTATTTTAGGTAGAATAAACTATAATAACTGGTTTTTTGAGTTACTTGCAAAATTCTTTGCAGGAGTTTTAGGAATAGGAGCAGGTTTATCATTAGGTAGAGAAGGTCCATCAGTTCAATTAGGTTCTTATGTTGGATATGGAGCTTCAAAAATATTAAAGACTGATACTGTTGAAAGAAATTATCTTTTGACAAGTGGTTCTAGTGCAGGACTTGCAGGAGCTTTTGGTGCACCACTTGCAGGAGTAATGTTTAGTATAGAAGAAATTCATAAATATTTAAGTGGAAAATTATTAATTTGTGCCTTTGTAGCAAGTATAGGAGCTGACTTTGTAGGAAGAAGATTTTTTGGAGTACAAACATCTTTTAATATTCCAATAGAGTATCCTCTACCTATAAATCCATATTTTCAATTTGCTTTATATATAATTTTTGGAATAATAATAGCATTCTTTGGAAAATTATTCACTGTAACTTTAGTAAAATGTCAGGATTTATTTAATGGAGTTAAGTTAGCAAGAGAGATAAAAGTTTCTTTTATTATGACAATTTCTTTTATTTTATGCTTTGTTCTTCCAGAAGTAACTGGTGGAGGACATAATTTAGTAGAAAGCCTAATTCATGGAAAAGCTGTTATCTATACTTTGATAATAATTTTTGTAATTAAACTTTTATTTACTGCAATTTCGTATTCAACAGGTTTTGCAGGTGGAATATTCTTACCTATGTTAGTTTTAGGGGCAATAATAGGTAAAATTTTTGGAGAAACTGTGGATATATTTGCACAAACAGGTTCAGATTTCACAGTGCATTGGATAGTTTTAGGAATGGCAGCATATTTTGTTGCGGTTGTAAGAGCACCAATCACTGGGGTTATTTTAATATTGGAAATGACAGGTAGTTTTCATTTATTATTAGCTTTGACCACTGTTGCAGTAGTATCTTTCTATGTGACAGAACTTTTAGGACAACAACCAGTATATGAAATTCTATATGATAGAATGAAAAAAGATGACAATGTGGTTGATGAGGAAAATCAAGAAAAAATAACAATAGAATTAGCAGTAATGGCAGAATCTTTATTAGATGGAAAGGCTATTTCTGAAATTATTTGGCCTGAGGAAGTTT
It encodes:
- a CDS encoding ClC family H(+)/Cl(-) exchange transporter — encoded protein: MNSAKDTVEKLYKGNGKLYFACLLVGLITGAIVSCYRWALEEIGVFRKLYFSDINLNNPISLLKMWLIFIAVGLIVNYLFKKFPKTSGSGIPQVKGLILGRINYNNWFFELLAKFFAGVLGIGAGLSLGREGPSVQLGSYVGYGASKILKTDTVERNYLLTSGSSAGLAGAFGAPLAGVMFSIEEIHKYLSGKLLICAFVASIGADFVGRRFFGVQTSFNIPIEYPLPINPYFQFALYIIFGIIIAFFGKLFTVTLVKCQDLFNGVKLAREIKVSFIMTISFILCFVLPEVTGGGHNLVESLIHGKAVIYTLIIIFVIKLLFTAISYSTGFAGGIFLPMLVLGAIIGKIFGETVDIFAQTGSDFTVHWIVLGMAAYFVAVVRAPITGVILILEMTGSFHLLLALTTVAVVSFYVTELLGQQPVYEILYDRMKKDDNVVDEENQEKITIELAVMAESLLDGKAISEIIWPEEVLIIALIRNGVEKIPKGRTVMMAGDILVLLLPEKIVPEVKEKLMKHTSTE